A genomic window from Sulfurospirillum diekertiae includes:
- a CDS encoding HlyD family type I secretion periplasmic adaptor subunit, with the protein MSKKIFSFDARDYAFMRSLSAAVLEENPKQFRWVIFFWVFSVTLFLIWASFSPIDEIVRGEGKVVPGGENQMIQHLEGGILEDILVKEGETVKVDQVLLKVNNLKSASTYESMGYKAAQLRAKMVRLKAEITNTAFMPSPEDMKEIPEQILQERNLFTSNRERLNAQLSGLNEQYVQKKNDKLETQGRITEQKKALSYIKEEVRISAPLVEQGVKSKVDFLKLQRELSTLEERCNGMIASMPRLDAAISEIENKMQEVRSEFTTKAQLELNDAQTEFNRITAESASYADQVVRTTIKSPINGVVQKIYVNTIGGVIKPGDNLIEIVPTEDGLLAEVKVKPSDIAFLYPGQEAIVKVTAYDFAIYGSLKGKVVTISPDSMTDKRDNTYYIVRVQTDKKYFGTEAKPLNITPGMTLNVDIITGKKTVMQYILKPILKAKQYMFTER; encoded by the coding sequence ATGAGTAAAAAAATATTTTCATTTGATGCTCGTGACTATGCATTTATGCGCAGTCTTTCGGCTGCTGTTTTAGAAGAAAATCCTAAACAGTTTCGTTGGGTGATCTTTTTTTGGGTTTTTAGTGTGACACTCTTTTTAATCTGGGCTTCTTTTTCTCCGATTGATGAGATTGTTAGAGGCGAGGGTAAAGTTGTTCCTGGTGGTGAAAACCAAATGATTCAACATTTGGAAGGTGGTATTTTAGAGGATATTTTAGTCAAAGAGGGTGAAACGGTTAAAGTAGATCAAGTTTTGCTCAAAGTCAACAACCTTAAATCAGCTTCTACGTATGAAAGTATGGGCTATAAAGCGGCGCAACTTCGAGCAAAAATGGTGCGTCTGAAAGCTGAAATTACGAACACGGCGTTTATGCCTTCACCTGAGGATATGAAAGAAATTCCTGAACAGATTTTGCAGGAGAGAAATCTTTTTACGTCAAATCGTGAACGTCTTAATGCACAACTTTCAGGACTTAATGAGCAATATGTGCAAAAGAAAAATGATAAATTAGAAACTCAAGGACGAATTACAGAGCAAAAAAAAGCACTCTCTTATATTAAGGAAGAGGTTAGAATTTCTGCACCTTTGGTAGAGCAGGGCGTTAAATCAAAAGTAGATTTTTTAAAGCTTCAAAGAGAACTAAGCACGTTAGAAGAGCGTTGCAATGGAATGATCGCTTCTATGCCACGACTGGATGCAGCTATCTCTGAAATCGAAAATAAGATGCAAGAAGTGCGTTCTGAATTTACAACAAAAGCTCAATTAGAGCTCAATGACGCTCAAACGGAATTTAACCGTATTACCGCAGAGAGTGCTTCCTATGCAGACCAAGTGGTTCGAACAACAATCAAGTCACCTATTAATGGGGTTGTTCAAAAAATTTATGTCAATACCATTGGTGGTGTTATCAAACCAGGTGATAATCTGATAGAAATTGTTCCAACGGAAGATGGTCTTTTGGCGGAAGTTAAGGTAAAACCTTCAGATATCGCATTTTTATACCCTGGACAAGAAGCGATTGTCAAAGTAACCGCATATGATTTCGCCATTTACGGTTCACTCAAAGGTAAAGTAGTGACTATCAGCCCAGATTCTATGACGGACAAACGCGATAATACCTATTACATTGTGAGGGTTCAAACGGATAAAAAATATTTTGGAACAGAAGCAAAACCACTCAATATTACACCGGGTATGACACTCAATGTAGATATTATTACAGGTAAAAAAACAGTTATGCAATACATCTTAAAGCCGATTTTAAAAGCGAAACAATACATGTTTACGGAGCGATAA
- a CDS encoding response regulator: protein MYRILIVEDELIAAEYLKMILEKKGWSVVDIVDNGVDALESIRKYNPHLVLMDIMIKGPKSGCEVAIDIRNISNCSIVFMTAYADDEMISYAMDAKADGYIIKPYNEREIVAIISLLSAKQNHLNGTKISKIVGGFYFNHETNLLYKSGEIIKLGSNALKLIQTLCDHKNSCVSYEQLYMTLWHDEINLKKLQMVIYRIREICEADFFENINGIGYQIKIDYK from the coding sequence ATGTATAGAATATTGATTGTTGAAGATGAATTAATCGCAGCAGAATATCTTAAAATGATTTTGGAGAAAAAGGGCTGGAGCGTTGTTGATATTGTTGATAATGGAGTAGATGCCTTAGAGAGTATTCGCAAATACAATCCTCATTTAGTTTTAATGGACATCATGATTAAAGGTCCAAAAAGTGGCTGTGAAGTCGCTATTGATATTCGAAATATTAGCAACTGTTCCATAGTCTTTATGACAGCCTATGCCGATGATGAGATGATAAGCTATGCGATGGATGCAAAAGCAGATGGTTATATTATCAAACCTTACAATGAAAGAGAAATTGTCGCAATTATTTCACTCTTAAGTGCCAAACAAAATCATCTCAATGGAACTAAAATCAGTAAAATTGTAGGGGGATTTTATTTTAATCACGAAACAAATTTATTGTATAAAAGTGGTGAAATCATCAAACTTGGGTCCAATGCATTAAAACTCATTCAGACACTTTGCGATCATAAAAATAGTTGTGTAAGCTACGAACAACTCTACATGACCCTTTGGCACGATGAGATCAATCTCAAAAAACTTCAAATGGTGATCTATCGAATCAGAGAAATCTGTGAAGCTGATTTTTTTGAAAACATCAATGGCATTGGCTATCAAATAAAAATTGACTATAAATAA
- a CDS encoding TolC family outer membrane protein — MLGSSKKRLVRLMVIPFCFAGASTLNALTLQEGVDEVLATHPVVQERLHNYQSTLEDLRITESQYLPSLDYAGDFEKAKTESPSTNFESRSLYSYEHSLQLTQNLFNGFGTIYEADYQKARILAAANNYIENANDVAYSFINLYIATLKARDTLVIAKESVAFHEEIFRKVKKLFDSGSTTRSEFEKIDTSLSLAKSNYIVAQNNLEDAQFNLERVLGRYVKAEELEKISFSGTLPASEDEMKEFARLYNPSVLVSHYNIKAAEAQRSAAYKNYYPKIDAYARKSWADDIGGLPGKDERSAVGIKISYNLYRGGADEAQIAKSMTQISREQDNKRDVVRKLDEQGRLSWSAKTYITQQLDFLQKYAKTSAKTLELYQQEYDLGRRTLLDLLVAQNDYVSARTQVIKAQNDLLFANYRILDAMGTMVQNILGSKALDYTKRVRLDVVDGKLDHDSNLGTLLFEKRDTNE; from the coding sequence ATGTTAGGTAGTTCAAAAAAGAGACTTGTTCGTCTTATGGTAATTCCTTTTTGTTTTGCAGGAGCAAGTACGCTCAATGCTTTAACGCTTCAAGAAGGTGTTGATGAAGTTCTTGCAACACATCCTGTTGTTCAAGAGAGATTACATAATTATCAATCTACACTTGAGGATCTTCGTATCACTGAGTCACAATATCTTCCCTCTCTTGATTACGCAGGAGATTTTGAAAAAGCAAAGACAGAGAGCCCCTCAACAAATTTTGAGAGTCGTTCTTTATATAGTTATGAACATTCTTTGCAACTCACTCAAAATCTTTTTAATGGGTTTGGAACAATTTACGAAGCAGATTATCAAAAAGCACGTATTTTGGCAGCAGCAAATAATTACATTGAAAATGCCAATGATGTTGCTTATAGTTTTATCAATCTATACATTGCAACTCTTAAAGCGCGAGACACATTGGTGATTGCAAAAGAGAGTGTTGCTTTTCATGAAGAAATTTTTCGTAAAGTCAAAAAACTATTTGACTCAGGTTCAACAACACGTTCTGAGTTTGAGAAGATAGATACCTCTTTGTCTCTCGCAAAATCTAATTATATTGTTGCTCAAAACAACCTTGAAGATGCGCAGTTTAACCTTGAGCGTGTATTGGGTCGTTATGTCAAAGCAGAAGAGTTAGAAAAGATCTCTTTTTCAGGAACACTTCCTGCGAGTGAAGATGAAATGAAAGAGTTTGCTCGCCTGTACAATCCTTCTGTTTTAGTAAGTCACTATAATATAAAAGCAGCAGAGGCACAACGTTCAGCAGCGTATAAAAACTACTATCCAAAAATTGATGCGTATGCTCGAAAAAGCTGGGCAGATGATATTGGTGGACTTCCTGGCAAAGATGAAAGAAGCGCAGTTGGAATTAAGATTTCATATAATCTTTACCGTGGTGGCGCTGATGAAGCACAAATTGCAAAAAGTATGACACAAATTTCACGTGAGCAAGACAATAAACGTGATGTTGTTCGAAAACTTGATGAACAAGGCAGACTTTCATGGAGCGCTAAAACTTATATAACACAACAACTTGACTTCCTTCAAAAATATGCTAAAACGAGTGCTAAAACGCTTGAACTTTATCAACAAGAGTATGACTTAGGTCGTAGAACATTGCTCGATCTTCTCGTAGCACAAAATGACTATGTTTCCGCTCGTACACAAGTTATTAAAGCTCAAAATGATCTACTCTTTGCCAATTATCGTATTTTAGATGCGATGGGCACAATGGTACAAAACATTCTTGGTTCAAAAGCTCTAGATTATACAAAGCGTGTCAGACTCGATGTTGTGGATGGAAAATTAGACCATGACAGTAATCTTGGTACACTTCTTTTCGAAAAGCGTGATACAAACGAATAA
- a CDS encoding response regulator transcription factor, with translation MTLYIISKNTLLQKRWSTILSVFHPICRESLPATLGNDSLVMIHDDILCQLNEEQKKRLFALHVMVLSTTPTFEQARLVLSLGAKGYGNTMMHESYLISACQAIQEGNVWLSPEYINLMIQELPMMPKKATNPLEYLSHREAEVAILLSQGDSHKEVAEKLNITVRTVKAHATAIYSQLNIKDRLALALLLRK, from the coding sequence ATGACACTTTATATTATTTCAAAAAATACACTTTTACAAAAAAGATGGTCAACTATTTTATCTGTATTCCACCCTATTTGTAGAGAATCACTTCCTGCTACGTTAGGGAATGATTCTCTGGTTATGATTCATGATGATATTTTATGCCAACTAAATGAGGAACAAAAAAAAAGACTTTTTGCTTTACATGTAATGGTACTTTCTACAACGCCAACGTTTGAACAAGCGCGTTTAGTGTTAAGCTTGGGTGCTAAAGGGTATGGTAATACGATGATGCATGAGTCTTACTTAATCTCCGCATGCCAGGCAATACAAGAAGGCAATGTTTGGTTATCACCAGAATACATTAACTTGATGATTCAAGAACTCCCTATGATGCCTAAAAAAGCGACAAATCCACTTGAATACCTGAGCCATCGTGAGGCTGAAGTGGCTATTTTACTCTCACAAGGTGATTCTCACAAAGAGGTCGCTGAAAAATTAAATATTACTGTTCGTACGGTAAAAGCGCATGCGACGGCTATTTATTCTCAATTAAATATCAAGGATAGACTTGCCCTTGCTCTGTTACTTCGAAAGTAG
- a CDS encoding EAL domain-containing protein translates to MQTSMRLETQKTLLQSALIAPWLQMDYATIQSVLEESQQVQSINYLVALNTQAQPIASVGWSLDQELPPINTKPFGQSSLLNGRYDTSIDIVVSGQKLGSVRIGLSTLFYSQARDSMILKSIGIALIEIFFSALLLITLNRWIIRNLTKLMQSANAIAQGDYSKRLELSGDQETAELACAFNAMANTIQERIHSLEEVHQEEKKLSDKLERIAHYDTLTNLPNRVLLADRLQQAMAQSNRHNRSLAIIYLDLDGFKSINDTYGHHIGDILLVTLAGRMEQILREGDTLSRIGGDEFVIVLNDIKEVKLCELILERLLHVTNMPVIINDISVQVSSSIGVTFYPQDGASADQLMRHADQAMYLAKQSGKNSYRFFDLDQNVSLQAQRDYFFDVANALIHKEFVLYYQPKVNMKTGKIVGVEALIRWEHPQKGLVMPLSFLPFLENHSLSIEIGEWVIHSALLQISQWQKIGLNLPISINISAYQLQQNDFMTRFKAILEAHRDVDPSLLEIEILETSAVEDIVHVSAIMQSCHALGVHFALDDFGTGYSSLTYLKRLPARTLKIDQSFIHDMLDDPDDLAIIEGVLGLARAFRKDVIAEGVESIEHGLCLLALGCEFAQGYGIAEPMPSQEFLFWVEEWKPDVRWMAWQNRVPNSDSMQWLFAAVEHNAWVKSLKNYIQEGYGNPPLLNEHLCRFGLWFDREMRGTYNEEVWFKKIDSLHHRLHTLGTKLVNTVLTQKEHAITLHTMSQINRMNKAMIALLYERIYSEEKVKERVE, encoded by the coding sequence GTGCAAACCAGCATGCGATTGGAAACGCAAAAAACACTTTTACAAAGCGCTTTAATCGCCCCTTGGTTACAGATGGACTATGCCACCATTCAGTCTGTTTTAGAAGAATCCCAACAGGTTCAAAGTATCAATTACCTCGTCGCACTTAACACTCAAGCTCAGCCTATTGCAAGTGTTGGTTGGTCTTTAGATCAAGAACTTCCACCTATCAACACGAAGCCTTTTGGTCAAAGCTCCCTTCTCAATGGACGTTATGATACAAGCATTGACATTGTCGTATCAGGTCAAAAATTGGGCTCGGTTCGTATTGGATTATCGACTCTTTTTTATTCTCAGGCGCGAGACTCAATGATCTTAAAAAGTATTGGCATTGCCCTCATTGAAATCTTTTTCTCGGCACTGTTACTGATTACCCTGAATCGATGGATTATTCGCAATTTAACAAAGTTAATGCAGAGTGCTAATGCAATCGCACAGGGTGATTACAGTAAAAGACTAGAACTTAGTGGAGACCAAGAGACAGCAGAACTTGCATGTGCCTTTAATGCGATGGCAAATACAATCCAAGAGAGGATTCATTCCCTTGAAGAAGTGCATCAGGAAGAAAAAAAACTTTCGGATAAATTGGAGCGTATTGCACACTATGATACATTAACCAATCTTCCTAATCGCGTTTTATTAGCGGATAGATTACAGCAAGCGATGGCGCAATCAAATCGCCATAATCGTTCATTAGCCATTATCTATCTTGACCTTGATGGGTTTAAAAGCATTAACGATACCTATGGACATCATATAGGCGATATTCTTCTCGTAACGCTTGCGGGGCGCATGGAGCAAATTTTGCGCGAAGGGGATACCTTATCGCGTATTGGTGGTGATGAGTTTGTGATCGTTCTCAACGATATAAAAGAAGTCAAACTATGTGAACTTATTTTGGAACGTTTATTACATGTAACCAATATGCCCGTTATCATCAATGATATTTCCGTACAAGTTTCGTCCAGTATTGGAGTAACCTTTTATCCACAAGATGGTGCCAGTGCCGATCAGTTAATGCGCCATGCCGATCAAGCGATGTATTTAGCAAAGCAGTCTGGTAAAAATAGTTATCGTTTCTTTGATTTGGATCAAAATGTCTCTTTGCAAGCACAACGTGATTATTTCTTTGACGTAGCCAATGCGCTTATTCATAAAGAATTTGTACTCTATTATCAGCCAAAAGTCAATATGAAAACAGGAAAAATTGTAGGTGTTGAGGCTCTCATACGGTGGGAGCATCCACAAAAAGGTTTGGTGATGCCACTCTCATTTTTACCCTTTTTGGAAAATCATTCTCTGAGTATTGAAATAGGCGAATGGGTGATTCACTCTGCATTATTACAAATAAGCCAATGGCAAAAAATCGGGCTCAATCTTCCCATTAGCATTAATATCAGCGCATATCAACTGCAACAAAATGATTTTATGACGCGTTTTAAAGCTATACTTGAAGCGCATCGTGATGTTGATCCTAGCCTCTTAGAAATCGAAATTTTAGAAACAAGTGCTGTTGAAGATATTGTTCATGTCTCTGCCATTATGCAAAGTTGCCATGCTTTAGGGGTGCATTTTGCATTGGATGACTTTGGGACAGGCTATTCTTCATTAACGTATTTAAAACGTTTACCGGCTAGAACACTTAAAATCGATCAAAGTTTTATTCACGATATGCTTGATGATCCTGATGATCTTGCCATTATTGAAGGGGTACTTGGTTTAGCAAGAGCCTTTCGAAAAGATGTTATTGCAGAAGGCGTTGAATCGATTGAACATGGTCTTTGTCTTTTGGCGTTAGGATGTGAGTTTGCCCAAGGATATGGAATTGCAGAGCCAATGCCTTCACAAGAATTTTTATTTTGGGTAGAGGAATGGAAACCAGATGTCCGTTGGATGGCTTGGCAAAATCGTGTGCCAAATTCAGACTCAATGCAATGGTTGTTCGCAGCAGTAGAGCACAATGCATGGGTTAAATCTCTTAAAAATTATATTCAAGAAGGCTATGGTAATCCTCCTCTTCTCAATGAGCATTTATGTCGTTTTGGTTTATGGTTTGATCGTGAAATGCGGGGAACGTACAATGAAGAAGTGTGGTTTAAAAAAATCGACTCTCTGCATCACAGACTCCATACCTTAGGCACAAAATTAGTCAATACTGTTTTGACGCAAAAAGAACATGCCATCACGTTGCATACAATGTCGCAGATCAATCGGATGAATAAGGCGATGATAGCACTATTGTATGAGCGAATCTATAGCGAAGAAAAAGTCAAAGAAAGGGTAGAATAA
- a CDS encoding sensor histidine kinase yields MKASNSPFSAEIKRATEGRRKKIILVIHAVCFLVFLTHIILDTYYQNYQIIPLTIIMFALVALSFFMFYRKGKYDLASYTILTVLSIETIAVVFIFHFDDYTPGFIFPFILCIFSLFSWKRGLIFSGIFLLILALLLFFYHMYDQNAFAMSTFLYNNEAILNFLSILAIVFVFAIYYETTRIDAYKRLINSNYKKDLLYNEIHHRVKNNLNLVSSILAIQADKEDAKTKNAIQASKNRIDAMAMVHSMLYVSNDLEKVNAKRFIEKLYLNIQSTISDRVKIVFKSQEIELSLNEVIPIGLIVNELVTNSFKYAFKDIKNPKIIIVFKQS; encoded by the coding sequence ATGAAAGCATCAAATTCACCATTTAGCGCCGAAATCAAAAGAGCAACAGAGGGAAGAAGAAAAAAAATTATATTGGTCATTCATGCCGTATGCTTTTTGGTCTTTCTTACCCATATTATTTTGGATACCTACTATCAGAATTACCAAATCATCCCATTAACAATAATAATGTTTGCGCTCGTTGCTTTATCTTTTTTCATGTTTTATCGAAAAGGTAAATATGATCTTGCTTCGTATACTATATTAACCGTACTCTCTATAGAAACGATTGCCGTTGTCTTTATTTTTCACTTTGATGATTATACGCCTGGGTTTATATTTCCTTTTATATTGTGTATTTTTTCTCTTTTTAGTTGGAAAAGAGGACTAATTTTTAGCGGCATATTTTTACTTATTTTAGCTCTACTACTCTTTTTCTATCATATGTACGATCAAAACGCTTTTGCTATGAGCACTTTTTTATACAATAATGAGGCTATTTTAAATTTTTTATCTATTTTAGCTATTGTGTTTGTCTTTGCTATTTATTATGAAACCACTCGTATTGATGCCTATAAAAGACTTATTAACTCCAATTACAAAAAAGATTTACTCTACAATGAGATACATCATAGAGTCAAAAATAATTTAAATCTGGTCTCTTCTATTCTTGCTATCCAAGCAGATAAAGAAGATGCAAAAACTAAAAATGCTATTCAAGCAAGCAAAAATAGAATAGATGCCATGGCGATGGTTCATTCAATGCTTTACGTCTCTAATGATCTTGAAAAAGTGAATGCTAAGCGCTTTATAGAAAAATTATATTTAAATATCCAAAGCACCATTAGTGACCGTGTCAAAATCGTCTTTAAATCTCAAGAAATAGAGCTTTCCCTTAATGAAGTCATTCCTATAGGCTTAATTGTCAATGAATTGGTAACCAACAGTTTTAAATATGCATTTAAAGATATCAAAAATCCAAAAATAATTATTGTGTTTAAACAGTCATAA
- a CDS encoding type I secretion system permease/ATPase: MMGPNDNDNGGEQRIEDPQGLAFSIDPLLQCLVLFTQLYHKPFSAEALMAGLPLSPNEETQGLYNLKQSKGLFARAASRAGLKSTLVAKKISDISPLQLPIILLLKNSQACILHSFNEDHTTCKIVLPGIEAIEEVISTEALTSEYTGFAFLIKRPFVYDEHDSLTLNVKNNHWFWDTLKLSTGFYRDVLYATVLINLFVLISPLFTMSVYDRVIPNNATETLWVFASGVLVVYTLDTFLKFARAILLERAGKKSDVIMSSIVFEKVLDLQMASHPKSVGSFASNLKDFDMIRSFLTNATLTVLVDMPFALLFLCVIGYIGGWMVIVPLLMMIVILGYTFFMRHMLRESIEESHKAAAAKSSILVETLQNIETLKTLGVTGHMQWAWEEATGEIAQKSLRSRMISTSISTITGFLVQLTTVLLVIVGVYLIGQHDLSMGGLIGIIIISSRTVAPMGQAASLIANYSDAKSAYDVINNIISQPSERPNGKKFITRPALQGEIEFRNVTFSYDANEHQSLKNVSFTIKSKEKVAIIGRIGSGKSTIAKLLLHLYEPQSGSVFLDGIDINQIDPIDLRKNISYVSQDINLFKGSAKDNIVYRSSRVGDEQMLRASMISGADEFIKRHPLGYEMLIGERGMGLSGGQRQSIGIARAILFESPIVLMDEPTNAMDQLSEARLIVNLKSYIEDKTAIFVTQKNTLLELVDRIIVMHEGQIYLDGPKNEVLAKLSGKSL, translated from the coding sequence ATGATGGGGCCAAACGATAATGATAATGGTGGCGAGCAAAGGATAGAGGATCCTCAAGGATTGGCATTTTCAATCGATCCTTTGCTTCAATGCCTGGTACTTTTTACACAACTTTACCATAAGCCTTTTAGTGCTGAAGCATTGATGGCAGGCTTGCCTCTTTCTCCTAATGAAGAGACGCAAGGCTTGTACAATCTCAAGCAATCTAAAGGGCTTTTTGCGCGTGCAGCGAGCAGAGCTGGCTTGAAAAGCACACTTGTAGCGAAGAAAATTTCAGATATCTCTCCTTTGCAGTTGCCAATTATTTTACTACTTAAAAATTCTCAGGCATGCATTTTACACTCCTTCAATGAGGATCACACAACATGTAAAATTGTTTTACCGGGCATTGAAGCCATTGAAGAGGTTATTTCTACTGAAGCATTAACGTCAGAGTATACGGGTTTTGCTTTTCTAATCAAGAGACCTTTTGTTTATGATGAGCATGACTCATTGACACTTAATGTGAAAAATAACCATTGGTTTTGGGACACATTGAAACTTTCGACAGGGTTTTATCGGGATGTTTTATATGCTACAGTTTTGATTAATCTTTTTGTATTGATCAGCCCATTGTTTACGATGAGTGTTTATGATAGGGTTATTCCTAACAATGCAACGGAAACGCTTTGGGTATTTGCATCAGGTGTTTTAGTGGTCTATACGTTGGATACATTTTTGAAGTTTGCCAGAGCGATTTTGTTAGAACGTGCTGGTAAAAAAAGCGATGTTATCATGTCTTCTATTGTTTTTGAAAAAGTGCTCGACCTTCAAATGGCTTCGCATCCAAAATCAGTTGGTTCGTTTGCCAGTAACCTTAAAGATTTTGATATGATTCGCTCTTTTTTAACCAATGCAACATTGACAGTTCTTGTAGATATGCCTTTTGCTCTTCTTTTCTTATGTGTTATAGGCTATATTGGTGGTTGGATGGTCATTGTACCGCTTCTTATGATGATTGTTATTTTAGGATATACTTTTTTTATGCGTCATATGTTACGTGAAAGTATTGAGGAATCTCACAAAGCTGCTGCTGCTAAGAGTTCTATTTTGGTAGAGACCCTTCAAAACATTGAAACACTTAAAACACTAGGTGTCACAGGTCACATGCAGTGGGCATGGGAAGAAGCTACGGGAGAAATTGCTCAAAAAAGTTTGAGATCTCGTATGATTTCAACTTCTATTTCAACGATCACAGGCTTTTTAGTTCAATTAACCACTGTTTTACTTGTTATTGTGGGGGTTTATCTCATCGGACAACATGATTTGTCAATGGGAGGGCTTATTGGTATTATTATTATCTCTTCACGAACCGTTGCCCCTATGGGACAAGCTGCATCTTTAATCGCAAATTATTCAGATGCAAAATCTGCCTATGATGTGATCAACAACATCATTTCTCAACCCTCTGAGCGTCCCAATGGAAAGAAGTTTATCACACGTCCAGCTTTGCAAGGTGAGATAGAATTCCGTAATGTCACTTTTTCATACGATGCCAATGAGCATCAATCTTTGAAAAACGTCTCTTTCACTATCAAATCTAAAGAAAAAGTTGCCATTATTGGACGTATAGGTTCGGGTAAAAGCACGATTGCAAAACTTTTGCTTCATCTTTATGAGCCACAAAGCGGCTCAGTCTTTTTAGATGGCATTGATATTAATCAAATTGATCCTATTGATTTGCGCAAAAATATCTCTTATGTTTCCCAAGATATTAACCTTTTTAAGGGTAGTGCTAAAGACAATATTGTTTATCGTTCGTCTCGCGTTGGAGATGAGCAGATGTTACGTGCTTCCATGATTTCAGGAGCAGATGAATTTATTAAAAGACATCCTTTAGGGTATGAAATGCTTATTGGAGAGCGAGGAATGGGGCTTTCTGGAGGACAACGGCAAAGCATTGGTATTGCACGAGCTATTTTATTTGAATCTCCTATTGTTTTAATGGATGAACCAACCAATGCAATGGATCAGCTCAGTGAAGCACGACTGATTGTCAATCTAAAAAGTTATATTGAGGATAAAACAGCCATTTTTGTAACACAAAAAAATACTCTTTTAGAACTTGTTGATCGTATTATTGTTATGCACGAAGGACAAATTTATCTGGATGGTCCTAAAAACGAGGTTTTAGCAAAATTATCAGGAAAAAGTCTATGA